Proteins encoded by one window of Arachis hypogaea cultivar Tifrunner chromosome 1, arahy.Tifrunner.gnm2.J5K5, whole genome shotgun sequence:
- the LOC112706058 gene encoding 1-aminocyclopropane-1-carboxylate oxidase, whose translation METFPVIDMGKLNTQDRATTMDNIKHACENWGFFELVNHGISIELMDTVERLTKEHYNKCMEQRFKEMVARKGLESAESEISDLDWESTLFLRHLPVSNMSEIPDLEDEFRKAMKEFALQLEKLAELLLDLLCENLGLEKGYLKKVFNGSKGPNFGTKVSNYPPCPKPDLIKGLRAHTDAGGIILLFQDDKVSGLQLLKNGNWIDVPPLRHSIVVNLGDQLEVISNGKYKSVMHRVIAQTDGNRMSLASFYNPGNDAVISPAPALVKENERSEIIYPKFVFDDYMKLYAGLKFQAKEPRFEAMKAVEPNVNNLVGPIATV comes from the exons ATGGAGACCTTTCCAGTTATTGACATGGGAAAGCTTAACACCCAAGATAGAGCTACAACCATGGACAACATCAAACATGCCTGCGAGAACTGGGGTTTCTTTGAG TTGGTTAATCATGGAATCTCGATAGAGTTGATGGACACGGTGGAAAGGCTAACAAAAGAGCATTACAACAAGTGTATGGAGCAAAGATTCAAAGAAATGGTGGCGAGAAAGGGTTTGGAGTCTGCTGAGTCTGAAATCAGTGACTTAGATTGGGAAAGCACCTTGTTTCTGCGCCATCTTCCTGTTTCAAACATGTCAGAGATCCCTGATCTGGAAGATGAATTCAGGAAGGCAATGAAGGAATTTGCACTGCAACTTGAGAAGCTGGCGGAGTTGCTTCTCGATTTGCTGTGTGAGAATCTTGGGCTTGAGAAGGGTTACCTGAAGAAGGTGTTCAATGGATCTAAGGGCCCAAACTTTGGAACCAAAGTTAGCAACTACCCTCCTTGTCCCAAGCCCGACTTGATCAAGGGCCTCAGAGCCCATACTGATGCCGGTGGCATCATTCTTCTCTTCCAAGATGACAAGGTCAGTGGACTCCAGCTTCTTAAGAATGGAAACTGGATTGATGTCCCGCCATTGCGCCATTCCATTGTTGTCAATCTCGGCGACCAACTAGAG GTGATTAGCAATGGTAAATACAAGAGTGTGATGCATCGTGTGATTGCTCAAACGGATGGGAACAGAATGTCATTGGCTTCGTTCTACAACCCAGGCAATGATGCAGTGATCTCTCCGGCACCGGCGTTGGTGAAGGAAAACGAGAGAAGCGAAATAATATACCCTAAATTTGTGTTTGATGATTATATGAAGTTATATGCTGGCCTTAAATTCCAGGCCAAAGAGCCAAGATTTGAAGCTATGAAGGCTGTGGAACCAAATGTTAACAATCTGGTGGGTCCCATTGCAACTGTCTAA
- the LOC112706090 gene encoding EH domain-containing protein 1 isoform X1, which produces MKTVSEWMDSCSKEQMQIYQQWFNLADSDGDGRITGNDATKFFALSNLSRPQLKQVWDIAANKRQGFLGFAEFVTAMQLVALAQAGYDLNSDILKTQIDTENIKPPVMEGTDALVAKTQSLTISGQHDVNATQLQPSTSFVSKPPVKKLPLNAVTSIIDGLKRLYVERVKPLEVTYQFNDFVSPLLTNSDFDARPMVMLLGQYSTGKTTFIKHLLRCDYPGAHIGPEPTTDRFVAVMSGPDERTIPGNTVAVDANMPFSGLTTFGGSFLSKFQCSQMPHPLLDEITFIDTPGVLSGEKQRTQRSYDFTGVISWFAAKCDLILLLFDPHKLDISDEFKRVIASLRGHDDKIRVVLNKADQVDTQQLMRVYGALMWSLGKVLNTPEVVRVYIGSFNDKPMQEGFVGPLGQELFEKEQNDLLADLVDIPRKACDSRINEFVKRARAAKMHAYIISHLKKEMPAMMGKAKTQQRLIDNLEEEFRKVQREFHLPAGDFPNVEHFREVLSGYSIDRFEKLKPKMIQAVDDMLGYEIPELLKKFRNPYD; this is translated from the exons ATGAAGACGGTGTCGGAATGGATGGATTCCTGTTCGAAAGAGCAGATGCAGATTTACCAGCAATGGTTCAACTTGGCCGATTCAG ATGGAGATGGCCGTATCACTGGCAACGATGCTACCAAGTTCTTTGCTCTCTCCAACTTATCCCGCCCTCAACTCAAGCAG GTCTGGGATATTGCCGCAAATAAAAGACAAGGATTTCTAGGTTTCGCGGAGTTTGTTACGGCAATGCAG CTTGTCGCGTTGGCCCAGGCAGGATATGATCTCAACTCGGATATCCTTAAAACTCAGA TTGACACTGAAAATATCAAACCTCCAGTCATGGAAGGAACTGATGCTTTAGTAGCA AAAACTCAGAGTTTAACAATAAGTGGCCAACATGATGTAAATG CGACTCAACTTCAGCCATCTACTTCATTCGTTTCAAAACCACCGGTAAAGAAA TTACCTCTGAATGCAGTTACATCAATAATTGATGGCTTGAAGAGGTTATATGTCGAGAGGGTAAAGCCATTGGAAGTCACTTATCAATTCAATGATTTTGTATCTCCATTATTG ACAAATAGTGATTTTGATGCGAGACCAATGGTCATGCTTCTTGGACAATATTCTACAGGAAAAACAACATTTATCAAACATTTGCTAAGATGTGATTATCCAG GTGCACACATTGGACCAGAGCCTACAACTGACAGATTTGTTGCTGTCATG TCTGGACCTGATGAGAGGACTATTCCTGGAAATACCGTGGCTGTTGATGCTAACATGCCTTTTAGTGGATTGACAACTTTTGGTGGTTCATTCTTGTCAAAGTTCCAATGCTCCCAAATGCCACATCCA TTGCTGGATGAAATAACATTTATCGACACTCCTGGTGTCCTCTCAGGAGAAAAGCAAAGGACTCAAAGAAGTTATGACTTTACTGGGGTTATATCTTGGTTTGCTGCAAAATGTGATCtgattcttcttctatttgatcCTCATAAACTTGACATCAGTGATGAATTTAAACGCGTAATAGCATCTCTAAGAGGTCATGATGACAAGATACGTGTGGTTTTGAATAAGGCAGACCAAGTTGACACTCAACAA CTTATGAGAGTTTATGGAGCATTGATGTGGTCATTAGGAAAAGTTCTAAATACTCCAGAAGTTGTGCGTGTATATATTGG CTCATTTAATGATAAGCCTATGCAAGAAGGCTTTGTTGGACCGCTAGGACAAGAACTATTTGAGAAGGAACAGAATGATCTCCTTGCAGATTTGGTAGATATTCCAAGAAAGGCTTGTGACAGTCGG ATCAATGAATTTGTTAAACGTGCTAGAGCTGCTAAAATGCATGCATATATAATTAGCCATCTTAAGAAGGAGATGCCTGCAATGATGGGAAAAGCTAAGACCCAACAAAGGCTCATCGATAATCTCGAAGAAGAATTTAGAAAG GTTCAAAGGGAGTTTCATCTACCAGCTGGTGATTTTCCCAATGTGGAGCACTTTAGAGAGGTTTTGAGTGGTTATAGCATTGACAGATTTGAGAAACTGAAGCCCAAAATGATTCAAGCAGTAGATGACATGCTTGGATATGAAATACCAGAGCTATTAAAGAAATTCAGAAATCCTTATGATTGA
- the LOC112706090 gene encoding EH domain-containing protein 1 isoform X2, producing MKTVSEWMDSCSKEQMQIYQQWFNLADSDGDGRITGNDATKFFALSNLSRPQLKQVWDIAANKRQGFLGFAEFVTAMQLVALAQAGYDLNSDILKTQIDTENIKPPVMEGTDALVAKTQSLTISGQHDVNATQLQPSTSFVSKPPLPLNAVTSIIDGLKRLYVERVKPLEVTYQFNDFVSPLLTNSDFDARPMVMLLGQYSTGKTTFIKHLLRCDYPGAHIGPEPTTDRFVAVMSGPDERTIPGNTVAVDANMPFSGLTTFGGSFLSKFQCSQMPHPLLDEITFIDTPGVLSGEKQRTQRSYDFTGVISWFAAKCDLILLLFDPHKLDISDEFKRVIASLRGHDDKIRVVLNKADQVDTQQLMRVYGALMWSLGKVLNTPEVVRVYIGSFNDKPMQEGFVGPLGQELFEKEQNDLLADLVDIPRKACDSRINEFVKRARAAKMHAYIISHLKKEMPAMMGKAKTQQRLIDNLEEEFRKVQREFHLPAGDFPNVEHFREVLSGYSIDRFEKLKPKMIQAVDDMLGYEIPELLKKFRNPYD from the exons ATGAAGACGGTGTCGGAATGGATGGATTCCTGTTCGAAAGAGCAGATGCAGATTTACCAGCAATGGTTCAACTTGGCCGATTCAG ATGGAGATGGCCGTATCACTGGCAACGATGCTACCAAGTTCTTTGCTCTCTCCAACTTATCCCGCCCTCAACTCAAGCAG GTCTGGGATATTGCCGCAAATAAAAGACAAGGATTTCTAGGTTTCGCGGAGTTTGTTACGGCAATGCAG CTTGTCGCGTTGGCCCAGGCAGGATATGATCTCAACTCGGATATCCTTAAAACTCAGA TTGACACTGAAAATATCAAACCTCCAGTCATGGAAGGAACTGATGCTTTAGTAGCA AAAACTCAGAGTTTAACAATAAGTGGCCAACATGATGTAAATG CGACTCAACTTCAGCCATCTACTTCATTCGTTTCAAAACCACCG TTACCTCTGAATGCAGTTACATCAATAATTGATGGCTTGAAGAGGTTATATGTCGAGAGGGTAAAGCCATTGGAAGTCACTTATCAATTCAATGATTTTGTATCTCCATTATTG ACAAATAGTGATTTTGATGCGAGACCAATGGTCATGCTTCTTGGACAATATTCTACAGGAAAAACAACATTTATCAAACATTTGCTAAGATGTGATTATCCAG GTGCACACATTGGACCAGAGCCTACAACTGACAGATTTGTTGCTGTCATG TCTGGACCTGATGAGAGGACTATTCCTGGAAATACCGTGGCTGTTGATGCTAACATGCCTTTTAGTGGATTGACAACTTTTGGTGGTTCATTCTTGTCAAAGTTCCAATGCTCCCAAATGCCACATCCA TTGCTGGATGAAATAACATTTATCGACACTCCTGGTGTCCTCTCAGGAGAAAAGCAAAGGACTCAAAGAAGTTATGACTTTACTGGGGTTATATCTTGGTTTGCTGCAAAATGTGATCtgattcttcttctatttgatcCTCATAAACTTGACATCAGTGATGAATTTAAACGCGTAATAGCATCTCTAAGAGGTCATGATGACAAGATACGTGTGGTTTTGAATAAGGCAGACCAAGTTGACACTCAACAA CTTATGAGAGTTTATGGAGCATTGATGTGGTCATTAGGAAAAGTTCTAAATACTCCAGAAGTTGTGCGTGTATATATTGG CTCATTTAATGATAAGCCTATGCAAGAAGGCTTTGTTGGACCGCTAGGACAAGAACTATTTGAGAAGGAACAGAATGATCTCCTTGCAGATTTGGTAGATATTCCAAGAAAGGCTTGTGACAGTCGG ATCAATGAATTTGTTAAACGTGCTAGAGCTGCTAAAATGCATGCATATATAATTAGCCATCTTAAGAAGGAGATGCCTGCAATGATGGGAAAAGCTAAGACCCAACAAAGGCTCATCGATAATCTCGAAGAAGAATTTAGAAAG GTTCAAAGGGAGTTTCATCTACCAGCTGGTGATTTTCCCAATGTGGAGCACTTTAGAGAGGTTTTGAGTGGTTATAGCATTGACAGATTTGAGAAACTGAAGCCCAAAATGATTCAAGCAGTAGATGACATGCTTGGATATGAAATACCAGAGCTATTAAAGAAATTCAGAAATCCTTATGATTGA
- the LOC112706069 gene encoding protein CLMP1 produces MGKSGGRRKKGGGSNANSNPNSNQASVDSSAAPPPPPVANGGVELDSSIFLKRAHELKEEGNKRFQNKDYAGALEQYDNALRLTPKSHPDRAVFHSNRAACLMQMKPIDYETVIAECTMALQVQPRFVRALLRRARAFEAVGKYEMAVLDVQTLLGADPNHRDALEIAQRLKTALGPRQEAQQDLHSRPSPAALGASAVRGAPIAGLGPCLPARPVQKKAANSAGASVVSPNSKLDRPQAVSPSENGPDGKSQFPKVVLKSSNGPAKLPNMKHENQKEHSSHLSTINGQCPEVRVRWRPLKLVYDHDIRLSQMPVNCSFRVLRDIVSKRFPSSSSVLIKYKDNDGDLVTITSTDELRLAESSADSHLLKEPEADKSDSVGMLRLHIVEVSPEQEPLLLEEEEEKPVENEEIKVDESGSHSSPSESAHEVPDTEVDKTGKEAPKQKSGTTEDAESKEVEMDDWLFEFAQLFRSHVGIDPDAHIDLHELGMELCSEALEETVTSEEAQELFDKAASKFQEVAALAFFNWGNVHMCAARKRIPLDESAGKDVVAEQLQVAYDWVKEKYSLARDKYNEALLIKPDFYEGLLALGQQQFEMAKLHWSFALAKKIDLSSWDPTETLELFDSAETKMKSATDMWEKLEEQKANEQKDPNSTKKDDLLRRRKKQGGGAAEAESSGVGGPGDISPEEAAEQAAVMRSQIHLFWGNMLFERSQVECKLEMSGWKEKLEAATERFKLAGASEADISMVLKNHCSNGDAKEGDDKKIDNPQPSKTAEVENNK; encoded by the coding sequence ATGGGGAAATCAGGGGGTAGAAGAAAGAAGGGTGGTGGTTCAAACGCAAACTCAAACCCAAATTCAAACCAAGCCTCTGTTGATAGTTCAgcggcaccaccaccaccaccagtggCTAATGGAGGAGTGGAGTTGGATTCTTCAATTTTTTTGAAGAGAGCGCATGAGCTGAAAGAGGAAGGGAATAAGCGATTTCAGAACAAGGATTATGCTGGCGCCCTTGAGCAGTATGATAATGCTCTTAGACTCACCCCAAAATCCCACCCAGACAGAGCCGTTTTCCATAGCAATAGAGCAGCTTGTTTAATGCAGATGAAGCCCATAGATTATGAAACTGTTATTGCTGAGTGCACCATGGCCCTTCAGGTCCAGCCTCGATTTGTCCGGGCACTCCTTCGAAGGGCCCGGGCTTTTGAGGCTGTAGGCAAGTATGAAATGGCTGTGCTAGATGTACAGACCTTGCTGGGAGCTGACCCTAATCACAGGGATGCTTTGGAGATTGCTCAGAGGTTGAAGACTGCATTGGGGCCTCGACAGGAGGCCCAGCAGGACCTCCACAGTCGCCCCTCCCCTGCTGCCCTTGGTGCTTCTGCTGTCCGTGGTGCCCCTATTGCTGGTCTAGGGCCATGTTTGCCAGCCCGGCCAGTGCAAAAGAAGGCTGCAAATTCAGCAGGTGCATCAGTTGTGTCGCCTAACAGCAAGCTAGACCGGCCACAAGCTGTTTCACCAtctgaaaatggtcctgatggcAAGTCCCAGTTTCCAAAAGTTGTGTTGAAGTCTTCAAATGGTCCCGCGAAGCTTCCTAATATGAAACATGAAAACCAAAAGGAACACTCGTCTCATTTGTCCACTATTAATGGGCAGTGTCCGGAGGTCAGAGTTCGGTGGAGACCATTGAAGCTTGTTTATGACCATGACATTAGACTTTCCCAGATGCCAGTGAATTGCAGTTTTAGGGTTCTAAGAGATATAGTGAGCAAAAGGTTTCCTTCATCAAGTTCAGTTCTGATCAAGTACAAGGATAATGATGGTGATCTGGTTACTATAACCTCTACTGATGAACTTAGATTGGCAGAGTCTAGTGCTGATAGCCATCTTCTGAAAGAACCTGAAGCAGATAAAAGTGATTCCGTAGGGATGCTGAGACTACATATTGTTGAAGTTAGTCCTGAGCAAGAGCCTCTTCtgctggaagaagaggaagagaaaccTGTTGAGAATGAGGAGATCAAGGTAGATGAGAGTGGGTCTCATTCATCTCCGAGTGAATCTGCCCATGAAGTTCCTGATACTGAGGTTGATAAGACAGGGAAGGAGGCTCCAAAACAAAAATCCGGAACCACAGAAGATGCTGAAAGCAAAGAAGTGGAGATGGATGACTGGTTGTTTGAGTTTGCTCAACTTTTCCGCTCACATGTTGGTATTGATCCAGATGCTCATATTGATTTGCATGAGCTTGGAATGGAACTCTGTTCAGAGGCACTTGAGGAAACAGTAACCAGTGAAGAGGCCCAGGAACTCTTTGACAAGGCTGCTTCGAAGTTCCAGGAGGTGGCCGCATTGGCATTCTTCAACTGGGGAAATGTTCACATGTGTGCAGCTAGAAAGCGGATCCCATTAGACGAGTCTGCCGGGAAGGACGTGGTAGCAGAACAGCTTCAAGTGGCTTATGACTGGGTCAAGGAAAAGTATTCTTTGGCAAGAGATAAGTACAATGAAGCACTCTTGATTAAACCagacttctatgagggacttttGGCTCTTGGGCAGCAACAATTTGAAATGGCTAAACTTCATTGGTCTTTTGCTCTGGCTAAGAAAATAGATTTATCAAGCTGGGATCCAACAGAGACGCTTGAACTTTTCGACAGTGCAGAGACCAAGATGAAATCTGCAACTGATATGTGGGAGAAGTTGGAGGAACAGAAAGCAAATGAGCAAAAGGACCCCAATTCGACAAAGAAAGATGATTTgttgagaagaagaaagaaacaaggtgGAGGGGCTGCTGAAGCTGAGTCCTCCGGTGTTGGTGGTCCGGGTGATATATCTCCAGAAGAAGCTGCTGAGCAAGCAGCCGTAATGAGATCCCAGATtcacctcttctggggtaatatGCTTTTCGAAAGATCCCAAGTTGAATGCAAATTAGAGATGAGTGGTTGGAAGGAAAAACTGGAAGCTGCCACTGAACGCTTTAAGCTTGCTGGAGCTTCTGAAGCGGACATTTCAATGGTTCTAAAGAATCACTGCTCAAATGGAGATGCAAAAGAAGGAGATGATAAAAAGATTGACAATCCGCAACCCAGTAAGACTGCTGAAGTAGAGAACAATAAGTGA
- the LOC112706079 gene encoding inositol diphosphatase DSP4 — translation MKLDNSNNSNGQISAGADDDVFVPPLNFAMVDQGIFRSGFPDSANFSFLKSLRLRTVICLCPEPYPEVTSEFLKANGIKLYQFGIDGCKEPFVNIPDDTVREALKVVLDVRNHPVLIHCKRGKHRTGCLVGCIRRLQKWCLSSVFDEYQRFAGAKARVSDQRFIELFDISCLKSNPLSFSCSGK, via the exons aTGAAGCTCGACAACTCCAACAACTCCAACGGCCAGATTTCCGCCGGCGCCGACGACGACGTATTCGTGCCGCCGCTCAACTTCGCCATGGTCGATCAAGGCATTTTTAGGTCTGGTTTTCCCGACTCTGCCAACTTCAGCTTCTTAAAATCCCTTCGTCTCCGCACTGTTAT ATGTTTGTGCCCTGAACCGTATCCAGAAGTGACTTCTGAATTTCTCAAGGCCAACGGAATAAAGCTTTATCAATTCGGGATCGATGGATGTAAG GAACCCTTTGTCAACATCCCAGATGACACAGTTCGTGAAGCTTTGAAAGTAGTCCTCG ATGTCAGGAACCACCCAGTACTAATTCATTGTAAACGAGGGAAG CATCGCACTGGTTGCCTTGTGGGATGCATCAGAAGATTGCAGAAATGGTGCCTATCTTCTGTATTTGATGAGTACCAAAGGTTTGCAGGCGCCAAGGCCAGAGTTTCGGATCAGAGGTTCATCGAATTGTTTGATATTTCTTGTCTCAAGTCCAACCCGCTCTCATTTTCATGCTCCGGGAAATAG
- the LOC112764155 gene encoding RPM1-interacting protein 4-like → MTHAHVPRFGNWDADNVPYSAYFDNARRQNSITKAKDSEVVFNKNNDDVDASRASSRNRSRSYRRRHREGRSNSSRRQLHHRTRMTTQEASEINNFDHSVMTKLNLGTHHGGNDNNSAPFSPPRRQIKRRDSTTIGHPFQHANKEGTLVPEFGAWDATDAKSAQGYTAIFRKIRQEKLTAKRRNHFPNNNAQSMNNNIQNQCSSSSSSRFSKVTMLKFVLSM, encoded by the exons ATGACG CATGCGCATGTCCCAAGGTTTGGCAATTGGGATGCAGATAATGTTCCATACTCGGCATATTTTGATAATGCGCGCAGGCAAAATTCCATAACAAAAGCAAAAGATTCAGAGGTCgtctttaacaaaaataatgatgACGTGGATGCATCGAGGGCTTCTTCTCGTAATCGCTCCAGATCCTACAGAAGGCGGCATAGGGAAGGGCGAAGCAATAGTTCCAGACGCCAATTGCACCACCGCACAAGAATGACAACACAAGAAGCtagtgaaataaataattttgatcACTCTGTCATGACGAAACTAAATTTAGGAACGCACCATGGAGGTAATGATAATAATAGTGCTCCCTTCTCTCCACCAAGACGTCAAATTAAACGCAGAGATAGTACTACAATAGGTCATCCCTTTCAGCATGCG AACAAGGAAGGAACACTAGTACCAGAATTCGGAGCTTGGGATGCCACGGATGCTAAATCAGCACAGGGTTATACGGCTATATTTCGGAAAATCAGACAAGAAAAGCTAACTGCAAAACGCCGCAACCACTTTCCCAATAATAATGCTCAATCAATGAACAATAACATCCAGAaccaatgtagcagtagttcttCCTCCAGATTTTCTAAGGTAACAATGTTGAAGTTTGTGCTGTCTATGTAA